A genomic stretch from uncultured Cohaesibacter sp. includes:
- the secF gene encoding protein translocase subunit SecF translates to MKPIRFIPDGTKIRFMRHRYWSFPLSATLLVASIVLFLISGLNYGIDFKGGTLIEIQTAEDVADLASIRSNLNALDLGDVEVQEFGAPNDVLIRVQTQGGEGESAEEAQQRVVSLVKETLGNTVNYRRVEVVGPRVSGELATTGAISVLSALLAIMVYIWFRFEWQFAVGAVAATAHDVIMTIGVFALLQIDFNLTTIAAILTIVGYSLNDTVVVYDRIREDLRKYKKMPLKQVLDQSINRTLSRTTLTSFTTLLALGSLYFLGGEVIRSFTFAMIWGVFVGTYSSIFIAAPLLIFFNLRSDDVEKPDEGEGIEGAPAS, encoded by the coding sequence ATGAAACCAATTCGTTTTATCCCGGATGGCACCAAAATCCGGTTCATGCGGCATCGGTACTGGAGCTTTCCGCTTTCAGCCACCTTGCTTGTCGCATCCATCGTACTGTTCCTGATCTCGGGCCTGAACTACGGCATCGACTTCAAGGGCGGCACGCTGATTGAAATCCAGACTGCTGAAGATGTTGCCGATCTGGCATCCATCCGCAGCAACCTCAATGCGCTGGATCTGGGCGATGTGGAAGTGCAGGAGTTCGGCGCGCCGAATGACGTATTGATACGCGTCCAGACCCAGGGTGGTGAGGGCGAGAGCGCCGAAGAAGCGCAGCAGCGCGTTGTCTCTCTGGTCAAGGAAACCCTCGGCAACACCGTGAACTACCGCCGCGTTGAGGTGGTTGGGCCCCGAGTTTCCGGAGAGCTGGCCACGACAGGCGCCATTTCGGTTCTGTCCGCCTTGCTCGCGATCATGGTCTATATCTGGTTCCGGTTCGAATGGCAGTTTGCTGTTGGTGCTGTTGCCGCGACGGCCCATGACGTGATCATGACCATTGGTGTGTTCGCGCTGTTACAGATCGATTTCAACCTGACAACGATTGCCGCCATTCTGACGATCGTCGGTTACTCGCTCAACGATACAGTGGTGGTTTATGACCGTATTCGCGAAGATCTTCGCAAATACAAGAAGATGCCGCTCAAGCAAGTGCTTGACCAGTCCATCAACAGGACCCTTTCACGTACGACCCTAACGTCCTTCACGACGTTGCTGGCGCTCGGCTCGCTCTATTTTCTTGGCGGGGAGGTCATTCGATCCTTCACCTTCGCCATGATCTGGGGCGTATTTGTCGGCACCTATTCGTCGATCTTCATCGCAGCCCCTCTGCTGATCTTCTTCAACCTGCGTTCTGATGATGTTGAGAAACCGGACGAAGGAGAAGGAATAGAAGGCGCACCGGCGTCCTGA
- a CDS encoding ATP-binding protein, with protein MTAKTLSDIAAILKDIHASIERAVPPIPEDVDLGAADAFIWHADPVPHLQAVDRVNRVDLSLLKAVDRNRDMILENTQRFANGLPANNALLWGARGMGKSSLVKACHAAVNKELNGKSTALKLIEIAREDIDSLPILMNMLREHEERCILFCDDLSFDTGETAYKSLKAVLDGGIEGRPGNVLFYATSNRRHLMPRDMIENERSTSINPSEAVQEKVSLSDRFGLWIGFHNCSQNDYLAMVEGYVAEYGIEVDADELRASALEWATTRGSRSGRVAWQFIQDLAGAKGVQIS; from the coding sequence ATGACTGCCAAAACACTTTCTGATATTGCCGCAATTCTGAAGGATATTCACGCCAGCATCGAGCGTGCCGTCCCTCCTATTCCGGAAGATGTGGATCTTGGCGCGGCAGATGCCTTTATCTGGCATGCAGACCCGGTGCCGCATTTGCAGGCGGTGGACAGAGTGAACAGAGTGGACCTATCCCTCCTTAAGGCCGTTGATCGCAATCGTGACATGATCCTTGAAAACACTCAGCGGTTCGCAAATGGGTTGCCAGCCAACAATGCCCTTCTCTGGGGTGCGCGTGGCATGGGCAAAAGCTCTCTTGTGAAAGCCTGTCATGCCGCAGTGAACAAGGAACTGAATGGCAAAAGCACAGCGCTCAAACTGATCGAGATCGCGCGGGAAGACATCGACAGTCTGCCTATTCTGATGAATATGCTCAGAGAGCATGAAGAACGCTGCATCCTTTTTTGCGATGATCTGTCGTTCGATACCGGCGAAACCGCTTATAAGTCTCTCAAGGCTGTTCTGGATGGAGGCATCGAAGGTCGGCCGGGCAATGTGTTGTTTTATGCTACCTCGAACCGCCGCCACCTGATGCCGCGAGACATGATCGAGAATGAACGCTCTACGTCGATCAATCCCAGTGAGGCCGTGCAGGAGAAGGTGTCTCTTTCGGATCGCTTCGGGCTCTGGATCGGATTCCACAATTGCTCGCAGAATGACTATCTGGCGATGGTCGAGGGCTATGTTGCCGAATATGGCATAGAGGTGGACGCGGATGAATTGCGCGCTTCTGCGCTGGAATGGGCAACCACCCGCGGATCCCGCTCAGGCCGCGTGGCTTGGCAGTTCATTCAGGATCTGGCAGGCGCCAAGGGCGTGCAGATTTCGTAA
- the secD gene encoding protein translocase subunit SecD, with protein MLHFARWKVTLVLLVVLLGLLFSIPNLFTAQEIKDEYPSWLPNGKIVLGLDLQGGAHILMQVEKDGIIKDRLEILRGDVRSALREDKIGYTGLAARDGAVQVRIRDISQLDAAREKLKDLVQPVSTSLLSGGGAMETSLEVNDDGLIRLVLTEEGITARVSSAVAQSVEVIRRRVDELGTTEPSIQREGEDRILVQVPGLQDPDRLKDILETTANLSFRMVDTSMAPETALQSRPPLDSEILYEAEDPQNPKDQKNRVPYLVKKRVLISGDELDDAQPTFDSRTNEPVVSFRFNTSGAKKFARITEQNVGLPFAIVLDDEVISAPTIREPIRGGSGIISGSFTAESANDLAVLMRAGALPAKLTIVEERTVGPGLGADSIAAGEIAGIVGAFAVVVFMIIAYGLFGIFANIALVVNVCLLLGVLSFLGATLTLPGIAGIVLTVGMAVDANVLIFERIREENNYGRSTIAAIDLGYSRALGTILDANITTFIAAIILFSLGSGPVRGFAITLAVGIVTTVFSAFTFNRLLVATWIKYRRPSNLPI; from the coding sequence ATGCTACATTTTGCCCGATGGAAGGTGACGCTGGTTTTACTGGTGGTACTTTTAGGCCTTCTCTTTTCTATTCCCAACCTTTTTACCGCCCAAGAGATCAAAGACGAGTACCCAAGCTGGCTGCCAAACGGCAAGATTGTTCTCGGCCTTGACTTGCAAGGTGGTGCCCACATCCTCATGCAGGTGGAGAAAGACGGTATTATCAAGGATCGTCTCGAAATTCTCCGCGGCGATGTCCGCTCTGCCTTGCGTGAAGATAAAATCGGTTACACAGGTCTTGCCGCCAGAGATGGCGCCGTTCAGGTCCGTATCCGCGACATCTCTCAGCTTGATGCAGCCCGTGAGAAGCTGAAGGATCTGGTTCAGCCGGTTTCAACCTCTCTGCTCTCCGGGGGCGGGGCGATGGAAACCTCCCTCGAAGTCAATGATGATGGCCTCATCCGCCTTGTCCTGACCGAAGAAGGTATCACCGCCCGCGTATCCAGCGCGGTTGCACAGTCGGTTGAAGTCATTCGCCGACGCGTCGACGAGCTCGGAACCACAGAGCCTTCCATTCAGCGCGAAGGCGAAGATCGCATTCTGGTCCAGGTGCCCGGCCTGCAAGACCCGGATCGTCTGAAAGATATTCTGGAAACGACTGCCAATCTGTCCTTCCGCATGGTCGACACGTCCATGGCGCCGGAAACGGCCCTGCAGTCACGTCCTCCACTTGATTCGGAAATTCTCTATGAAGCAGAAGATCCGCAAAATCCGAAGGATCAGAAAAACCGTGTTCCTTACCTTGTAAAGAAACGGGTTCTGATTTCGGGTGACGAACTGGATGATGCGCAGCCAACCTTTGACTCGCGCACCAACGAACCGGTTGTCTCTTTCCGCTTCAATACGTCGGGTGCTAAAAAGTTTGCCCGGATTACAGAGCAGAATGTCGGCCTGCCTTTCGCCATCGTACTTGATGACGAAGTGATTTCGGCTCCAACCATCCGCGAACCCATCCGCGGTGGCTCCGGCATTATTTCTGGCTCCTTTACAGCAGAAAGCGCCAATGACCTTGCCGTGCTGATGCGTGCAGGTGCGTTGCCCGCCAAGCTGACCATCGTCGAAGAACGGACCGTTGGTCCTGGTCTTGGTGCCGACTCCATTGCCGCTGGTGAAATCGCTGGTATCGTGGGTGCCTTTGCCGTTGTGGTCTTCATGATTATCGCATACGGACTGTTCGGCATCTTTGCCAATATCGCGCTCGTGGTGAACGTTTGCCTGTTGCTCGGGGTTCTGTCCTTCCTGGGCGCAACGCTGACATTGCCCGGCATTGCGGGTATTGTGTTGACAGTCGGTATGGCCGTGGACGCCAACGTTCTGATTTTCGAGCGCATACGAGAAGAAAACAATTATGGTCGTTCAACGATTGCTGCAATCGACTTGGGATATTCCCGAGCTTTGGGCACCATTCTTGATGCGAACATCACGACATTCATTGCCGCGATCATTCTCTTCTCGCTGGGCTCTGGTCCGGTCCGAGGCTTCGCTATTACGCTGGCTGTCGGTATCGTAACCACGGTCTTTTCGGCATTCACCTTTAACAGACTGCTGGTCGCGACATGGATTAAATATCGTCGCCCATCCAATCTGCCAATCTGA
- a CDS encoding squalene/phytoene synthase family protein: MSGYEDLFAFCQSELKSLDPVSHFAALTAPQDKRQALMALYAFHITIRRIATQVSSPEMGEIRLQWWRDVILDTQSSFESGCGFANIGPLAGALKQIQKQYQLPCDQLEAIVDAHAFDLASSPMPDEKSYDIYSKSTTGMRLALASRILNDGQSTDWLAGLFVTAGKTISLTEHLRVWPQTTKAKQLFLPLDAFEEHGLSAHDLYASGHPDQSAEAIIDLCHRAASLHEEAMAGLKKLKAKNNAHLALAFLELAPVPMILKMRQKRPHDPLEISNWRSYWHIWRMAAKF, encoded by the coding sequence ATGTCTGGTTATGAGGATTTGTTCGCTTTCTGCCAAAGCGAATTGAAATCGCTTGACCCCGTCAGCCATTTTGCGGCGTTGACGGCACCGCAAGACAAGCGGCAAGCATTGATGGCTCTCTATGCCTTCCATATCACCATTCGCCGAATAGCTACGCAGGTAAGCTCTCCAGAAATGGGCGAAATCAGGCTTCAATGGTGGCGAGATGTCATCCTGGATACCCAGTCAAGCTTTGAAAGCGGATGCGGTTTCGCCAATATAGGCCCCTTGGCAGGAGCCCTCAAACAGATTCAGAAGCAATATCAGCTTCCTTGCGATCAACTTGAGGCCATAGTCGATGCCCATGCGTTCGATCTTGCCTCCAGTCCGATGCCGGATGAAAAAAGCTATGACATCTACAGCAAGTCCACGACAGGGATGCGTTTGGCACTCGCCAGTCGTATTCTCAATGATGGGCAATCAACAGACTGGTTGGCAGGCCTCTTTGTCACCGCTGGAAAAACCATCAGCCTGACAGAGCACCTTCGCGTTTGGCCTCAGACAACCAAGGCAAAACAGCTATTTCTGCCGCTCGATGCATTCGAAGAGCATGGTCTTTCCGCGCATGATCTTTATGCGTCTGGGCATCCCGATCAAAGCGCAGAGGCAATCATCGACTTGTGTCATAGAGCGGCTAGCCTGCACGAAGAGGCAATGGCGGGCCTCAAGAAGCTAAAAGCCAAGAACAACGCTCATCTGGCCCTTGCCTTTTTGGAGCTAGCCCCCGTTCCGATGATATTGAAAATGCGCCAGAAGAGACCTCATGATCCTCTTGAGATATCAAACTGGCGCAGCTATTGGCACATCTGGCGCATGGCCGCAAAATTCTAG
- a CDS encoding protein-L-isoaspartate O-methyltransferase has protein sequence MIQFDQARRNMVDNQIRTTDVTSYTILKAFLSVPREKFVPENKRALAYSDADIRISDTRVMTQPSPLAKMLQLADIKPDDLVLIIGSGTGYTAAIASWLSNTVVAVESDEALATAAEAAISDLGYDNVAVISGDVKEGVPSEGPYDIIFINGTVEEVPESLLMQLKDGGTLVAAKGDSNMAEAIRIMRTGDSFSSFSAFDTNAPVLREFQKAEAFHF, from the coding sequence ATGATCCAGTTCGATCAAGCGCGGCGCAATATGGTAGACAACCAGATCCGCACAACGGATGTAACGTCCTACACTATCCTGAAAGCCTTCTTGTCGGTGCCGCGCGAAAAATTCGTTCCAGAGAATAAACGTGCCCTGGCTTATTCCGATGCGGATATCCGTATTTCAGATACGCGCGTCATGACACAGCCATCCCCTCTGGCAAAGATGTTGCAGCTGGCAGACATAAAGCCCGACGATCTCGTGCTTATCATCGGCTCCGGCACTGGATACACCGCCGCCATTGCCTCCTGGCTATCCAACACCGTTGTTGCTGTTGAGAGCGATGAAGCGCTGGCAACAGCAGCTGAAGCCGCCATTTCGGATCTTGGCTACGACAATGTGGCGGTGATCTCGGGGGATGTTAAAGAGGGCGTACCTTCAGAAGGGCCTTATGATATCATATTCATCAACGGCACAGTAGAAGAAGTGCCAGAATCTCTGCTCATGCAATTGAAAGACGGCGGAACACTGGTGGCAGCAAAGGGAGACAGCAATATGGCAGAAGCGATCCGTATTATGCGCACCGGAGACAGCTTTTCCAGCTTTTCAGCCTTTGACACAAATGCTCCTGTGCTAAGGGAATTCCAGAAAGCAGAAGCCTTTCATTTTTAA
- the yajC gene encoding preprotein translocase subunit YajC yields MFVTPAYAQGAGAAAGPEFLISVLPFILIFVIMYFLIIRPQRQQMKKHTELISNVRRGDAIVTNGGIVGKVTNATDESEITVEIAEGVKIKLMRKSIAEVRSKSEPAGDAK; encoded by the coding sequence ATGTTTGTAACGCCAGCTTATGCACAGGGCGCAGGTGCCGCCGCCGGTCCGGAATTTCTGATTTCCGTTTTGCCGTTCATCCTGATTTTCGTGATCATGTATTTCCTGATCATTCGTCCGCAGCGTCAGCAGATGAAAAAGCATACAGAACTGATTTCCAATGTCCGTCGCGGCGATGCAATCGTCACCAATGGCGGTATTGTCGGTAAAGTGACCAATGCGACTGACGAAAGTGAAATTACTGTCGAAATCGCAGAAGGCGTAAAGATCAAATTGATGCGCAAGTCGATTGCCGAAGTCCGCTCTAAGAGCGAACCAGCTGGCGACGCTAAATAA
- a CDS encoding MTH938/NDUFAF3 family protein yields the protein MTDAYYPGHDPIDYYGNGGFRFGEMSHQGAILFLPSGVHRWDVETVATLSKDHFDKVLAESHDIEILILGTGKNIVPLPQPLAHHIRQSGIKLDVMDTGAAVRTLNILLSEDRAVAAALFPVS from the coding sequence ATGACTGATGCCTATTATCCCGGCCATGATCCGATTGACTATTATGGCAATGGCGGCTTCCGCTTTGGCGAAATGTCCCATCAGGGTGCCATTCTGTTTCTACCAAGCGGCGTGCATCGTTGGGATGTAGAAACGGTGGCCACTCTCTCTAAAGACCACTTCGACAAGGTGTTGGCTGAAAGCCACGATATCGAGATCCTGATCCTTGGAACGGGTAAAAACATTGTGCCGCTTCCCCAACCGCTTGCCCATCATATCCGTCAATCCGGCATAAAGCTTGATGTTATGGATACCGGCGCTGCGGTCAGAACATTGAATATCCTTCTGTCTGAAGACCGCGCTGTCGCGGCTGCCCTGTTTCCAGTATCATAA
- a CDS encoding valine--tRNA ligase yields the protein MLEKTFDAATVEPRLYDAWEEAGAFKAGAGKKDGQDSFSIVIPPPNVTGSLHMGHALNNTLQDVMIRYHRMKGLDVLWQPGMDHAGIATQMVVERQLAANNEPDRRSMGRDAFVDRVWQWKGESGGTIFNQLRRLGATADWSRERFTMDEGLSKAVQKVFIQLYNEGLIYRGKRLVNWDPKFETAISDLEVENKEVEGHMWHFKYPLAGGETYTYVEKDEDGNVIFTEERDYISIATTRPETMLGDGAVAVHPSDERYAPIVGKLCEIPVGPKEHRRLIPIIRDEYPDPEFGSGAVKITGAHDFNDYQVARRNKIPCYRLMDVQAAMRSDGAPYAECAAKALEIAKSGELPGEREVDEINLVPDEYRGLDRFEARKQIVEAINAEGLCVFAKDDEGNDIPFVENKKIMQPFGDRSGVVIEPMLTDQWFADAKTLAGPAIDSVREGRTKFVPQNWEKTYFEWMENIEPWCISRQLWWGHRIPAWFGPDDHIFVAHDDAEAAEQAKAHYGKDVELKRDEDVLDTWFSSALWPFSTLGWPDETPELERYYQTDVLVTGFDIIFFWVARMMMMSMHFMKKEPFHTVYVHALVRDEHGAKMSKSKGNVIDPLDLVDEYGADAVRFTLTAMAAQGRDIKLATSRVAGYRNFGTKLWNATRFTQMNGCERTADFDPSAVKETVNQWIVAELAKTAKDVSEAIESYRFNDAANTLYRFVWNLYCDWYIELSKPVLQAEGESAAKSETQACAAWVLDQICLLLHPIMPFITEELWAETGKTGPARKGLLILEDWPSYDIKDTGAADDINWLVDMISAIRSIRSEMNIKPSTQLKLEIVGAADETKARLEAHDAIIKRLARVEDIKVSDTVPQGSAQVVVHEATVALPLAGIIDLDAEKARLEKDLDKIAKVAEKFEKKLGNEKFVANAPAAIVEEQKAKLAEQNELKAKIQEALNRILAAL from the coding sequence ATGCTTGAAAAAACTTTTGATGCGGCTACCGTAGAGCCGCGCCTTTATGATGCATGGGAAGAAGCCGGCGCATTCAAAGCCGGCGCTGGCAAGAAAGATGGACAGGACAGCTTCTCCATCGTGATCCCACCGCCGAACGTAACCGGCTCTTTGCACATGGGACATGCCCTGAACAACACCCTTCAGGACGTCATGATCCGCTATCACCGCATGAAGGGGCTGGATGTTCTCTGGCAACCGGGCATGGACCATGCCGGCATTGCAACGCAGATGGTCGTCGAGCGCCAGCTCGCCGCAAACAATGAACCAGACCGCCGTTCCATGGGCCGTGATGCCTTTGTTGATCGCGTCTGGCAGTGGAAGGGCGAATCCGGAGGCACGATCTTCAATCAGCTGCGCCGCCTTGGCGCCACCGCTGACTGGTCTCGCGAACGCTTCACTATGGACGAGGGGCTTTCCAAGGCCGTTCAGAAGGTTTTCATTCAGCTTTACAATGAAGGCCTGATCTACCGTGGCAAACGGTTGGTCAACTGGGACCCGAAATTTGAAACCGCGATCTCCGATCTCGAAGTCGAGAATAAGGAAGTCGAAGGCCACATGTGGCATTTCAAATATCCGCTCGCAGGAGGGGAAACCTACACCTATGTCGAGAAGGATGAAGACGGCAATGTCATCTTCACCGAGGAGCGCGATTATATTTCCATCGCCACGACACGCCCGGAAACCATGCTGGGCGATGGCGCCGTTGCGGTTCATCCATCCGATGAGCGCTATGCACCAATCGTTGGCAAATTGTGTGAAATTCCGGTCGGACCGAAAGAGCATCGCCGCCTGATCCCGATCATTCGCGACGAATATCCTGATCCGGAATTCGGCTCCGGTGCCGTTAAGATCACCGGTGCGCATGATTTCAACGACTATCAGGTTGCCCGCCGCAACAAGATCCCTTGCTATCGTCTCATGGACGTTCAGGCTGCCATGCGATCAGATGGCGCACCCTATGCCGAATGCGCTGCCAAGGCGCTGGAAATTGCCAAATCTGGCGAGCTTCCCGGTGAGCGTGAGGTTGACGAAATCAACCTTGTTCCAGATGAGTATCGCGGCCTTGATCGCTTTGAAGCGCGCAAGCAGATCGTTGAAGCCATCAATGCCGAAGGCCTTTGCGTTTTCGCCAAGGATGACGAAGGCAACGATATTCCATTTGTTGAAAACAAGAAAATCATGCAGCCGTTCGGCGATCGCTCCGGCGTTGTCATCGAACCGATGCTGACGGACCAGTGGTTTGCTGACGCCAAGACCCTTGCAGGTCCGGCGATTGACTCCGTAAGGGAAGGGCGCACCAAGTTCGTTCCACAGAATTGGGAAAAGACCTATTTCGAGTGGATGGAAAATATTGAACCCTGGTGTATCTCCCGCCAGCTCTGGTGGGGCCATCGCATTCCGGCCTGGTTCGGCCCGGATGATCACATTTTCGTTGCTCATGATGACGCGGAAGCTGCGGAACAGGCCAAGGCGCATTATGGCAAAGACGTAGAACTGAAGCGCGACGAAGACGTTCTGGACACTTGGTTCTCCTCGGCTCTTTGGCCATTTTCCACCCTTGGCTGGCCAGACGAGACCCCTGAGCTTGAACGCTATTATCAGACAGACGTTCTGGTTACCGGCTTTGACATCATCTTCTTCTGGGTTGCCCGCATGATGATGATGTCCATGCACTTCATGAAGAAAGAGCCGTTCCACACCGTTTATGTTCACGCACTGGTGCGCGACGAGCATGGCGCCAAGATGTCCAAGTCAAAAGGCAACGTGATCGACCCGCTCGATCTGGTTGACGAATATGGAGCCGACGCCGTTCGCTTCACCTTGACGGCCATGGCTGCACAGGGGCGTGACATCAAGCTGGCGACCAGTCGTGTTGCTGGCTACCGGAACTTTGGCACCAAGCTTTGGAACGCAACCCGTTTCACCCAGATGAACGGCTGCGAACGTACCGCTGATTTTGACCCGTCTGCGGTCAAGGAAACGGTCAACCAATGGATTGTTGCCGAGCTTGCCAAAACGGCGAAAGACGTATCAGAGGCCATTGAATCCTATCGCTTCAACGATGCCGCCAATACGCTCTATCGCTTTGTCTGGAACCTATATTGCGATTGGTATATCGAGCTTTCCAAGCCTGTCTTGCAGGCTGAGGGCGAGAGCGCAGCCAAATCCGAAACACAGGCCTGTGCGGCGTGGGTACTGGACCAGATCTGCCTGCTTCTGCATCCGATCATGCCGTTCATCACGGAAGAACTTTGGGCTGAAACCGGCAAAACCGGCCCGGCCCGCAAGGGACTGCTGATTCTGGAAGACTGGCCGAGCTATGACATCAAGGACACAGGCGCAGCGGATGACATCAACTGGCTTGTCGACATGATCTCTGCTATCCGCTCCATCCGTTCGGAGATGAATATCAAGCCATCCACCCAGCTCAAACTGGAAATCGTTGGTGCGGCGGATGAAACCAAGGCTCGCCTTGAAGCCCATGATGCCATCATCAAGCGTCTGGCGCGCGTAGAAGACATCAAAGTCTCCGATACCGTGCCACAGGGCTCTGCGCAGGTTGTCGTTCACGAAGCGACCGTCGCATTGCCACTGGCCGGTATTATCGATCTGGATGCGGAAAAGGCACGTCTCGAAAAAGATCTCGACAAGATTGCCAAGGTCGCAGAGAAATTCGAGAAGAAGCTGGGCAACGAGAAATTCGTCGCCAATGCACCCGCCGCAATCGTTGAAGAGCAGAAAGCCAAACTGGCCGAGCAGAATGAGCTCAAAGCCAAGATTCAGGAAGCGCTGAACCGCATTCTCGCCGCGCTCTAG
- a CDS encoding DUF2497 domain-containing protein, translating into MSNSSAAQEPSMEEILASIRRIISDEEAAIGDEATPAEEPKAEPEEAMSQEALDALFDEPAPQPEPEPEEEEEEEIDMAAAMAAMEEEEAPKEDEDVLELSSEWQEADFVEPAEDDVMFASAEQPASEAEETAPLENLVNQKLEEAVPEALQSAFNAAPMPEGPLPNIERGAPLVSDDTSQKVTSAFGDLTHTILNNNSRTIENVVEDMLRPMLKAWLDQNLPVMVERLVRAEIERVSRGEQHYR; encoded by the coding sequence ATGTCAAATTCCAGTGCAGCTCAAGAACCTTCCATGGAGGAGATTCTCGCTTCCATCCGCAGAATCATCTCGGATGAAGAAGCTGCCATCGGAGATGAAGCAACTCCGGCAGAAGAGCCGAAAGCGGAACCCGAAGAAGCTATGAGCCAGGAAGCGCTCGACGCCCTTTTTGATGAGCCAGCCCCACAGCCGGAACCTGAGCCTGAAGAAGAGGAAGAAGAAGAAATCGACATGGCCGCTGCTATGGCAGCCATGGAAGAGGAAGAAGCCCCCAAGGAAGATGAGGACGTTCTCGAGCTTTCTTCCGAGTGGCAGGAAGCCGATTTCGTTGAGCCTGCAGAAGATGACGTCATGTTCGCCAGTGCCGAACAGCCCGCCAGCGAAGCTGAAGAAACAGCACCGCTCGAGAATCTCGTCAATCAGAAGCTTGAAGAAGCCGTCCCTGAAGCGCTTCAGTCGGCATTTAATGCCGCTCCCATGCCAGAAGGGCCATTGCCAAATATTGAGCGTGGTGCGCCTCTGGTTTCCGATGACACCTCGCAGAAAGTCACCAGTGCCTTTGGTGACCTGACCCACACGATTCTGAACAACAATTCACGCACGATAGAAAATGTCGTCGAGGATATGTTGCGTCCGATGCTCAAGGCATGGCTTGATCAGAATTTGCCAGTGATGGTGGAACGGCTAGTACGTGCAGAAATCGAACGAGTGTCCAGGGGCGAGCAGCATTACCGTTGA
- a CDS encoding TolC family outer membrane protein yields MARLRTISLCALTALLCNVHGASAENLSNALSLAYSNNPTLNAARAGLRATDEKVPQAMAGYRPTITGTTSAQRSWTNSEFRSGYLENSQANTLNMVLQVQQILYRGNRTQNGVKQAEAAIKAARESLKSTEQSVLLEVATAYMDILQNQAILELRKQNVAFLREQARSAKDRFAVGETINTDVNQAEASLAAAISLVHAAEANLTASRATYEQLVGKKAGTLVAGYSVDNLFPKSLNTAISQGLSRHPGILAATYNVDVSELAVKIAQGALLPTVSVTGQAGRSWSNNNNNANIDGATNSASITGNISIPLYSGGANHSAVRQAKESLGQARIQLDLARAQVRAGIASAWAALQASIPSITAAQAQVKAARLATQGVIEEQKVGQRTLLDVLDQQEDLISARIALVQAQHDRIVASFAVASATGNLSASNLKLKVQRYDPNEHYNAVRDKWVGLRTPDGR; encoded by the coding sequence GTGGCTAGGCTTCGGACAATTTCGCTATGTGCTTTAACTGCACTGCTATGCAATGTGCATGGTGCTTCTGCTGAAAATCTATCAAACGCATTGTCGCTGGCATATAGCAACAACCCGACGCTCAACGCAGCGCGCGCTGGTTTGCGCGCAACCGACGAAAAAGTGCCTCAGGCTATGGCGGGCTACCGGCCAACCATTACCGGTACGACGTCGGCACAGCGCAGCTGGACGAATTCAGAATTCCGCTCCGGTTATCTGGAGAACAGTCAGGCCAACACACTCAACATGGTGTTGCAAGTCCAACAGATCCTCTATCGCGGCAACCGCACCCAAAATGGCGTGAAACAAGCTGAAGCCGCCATCAAGGCCGCAAGGGAAAGCCTCAAAAGCACAGAACAGTCCGTCTTGCTCGAAGTAGCCACAGCATATATGGACATCCTGCAAAATCAGGCCATTCTCGAATTGCGCAAGCAGAATGTCGCGTTCCTTCGGGAGCAGGCGCGTTCCGCCAAAGATCGCTTCGCCGTTGGTGAAACCATCAACACGGACGTCAATCAGGCAGAAGCAAGCCTTGCTGCTGCAATCTCATTGGTGCACGCAGCTGAGGCAAACCTGACAGCCAGTCGTGCGACCTACGAACAGTTGGTCGGCAAGAAGGCAGGCACCCTTGTTGCTGGCTACTCGGTCGATAATCTGTTTCCAAAATCCTTGAACACCGCCATCAGTCAGGGCCTGTCCCGTCATCCGGGCATTCTCGCTGCAACATATAATGTTGATGTGTCTGAATTGGCTGTAAAAATCGCTCAAGGTGCATTGCTCCCCACGGTCTCTGTTACAGGGCAGGCGGGCAGGAGCTGGTCGAACAATAACAACAATGCCAATATTGATGGGGCAACCAACAGCGCGTCCATTACCGGCAATATCAGCATTCCACTTTACTCCGGTGGCGCGAATCATTCCGCAGTCCGTCAGGCCAAGGAAAGCCTCGGCCAAGCACGCATCCAGCTCGATCTGGCGCGCGCGCAGGTGCGTGCGGGTATCGCGTCTGCCTGGGCCGCTCTGCAGGCCAGCATTCCATCCATCACGGCAGCCCAAGCTCAGGTCAAAGCGGCGCGATTGGCAACACAGGGCGTGATCGAAGAACAGAAAGTAGGGCAGCGCACGCTGCTTGATGTTCTTGACCAGCAGGAAGATCTGATTTCTGCCCGTATCGCGTTGGTACAAGCTCAACATGACCGTATTGTGGCATCCTTCGCGGTTGCTTCGGCAACCGGCAACCTATCTGCATCCAATCTGAAGCTGAAAGTGCAACGCTACGACCCGAACGAGCATTACAACGCTGTTCGCGACAAATGGGTTGGTTTGCGCACTCCGGATGGACGCTAA